A single region of the Salmo salar chromosome ssa16, Ssal_v3.1, whole genome shotgun sequence genome encodes:
- the LOC106573592 gene encoding MAU2 chromatid cohesion factor homolog isoform X4, protein MVVVIGKMASNVEAPESWYLALLGFAEHFRTSSPPKIRLCVHCLQAVFQFKPPQRVEARTHLQLGSVLYHHTKNSELARSHLEKAWFISQQIPQFEDVKFEAASLLSELYCQQNLVDSAKPLLRKAIQISQQTPYWHCRLLFQLAQLHTLEKDLVSACDLLGVGAEYARVVGSEYTRALFLLSKGMLLLMERKLGEVHPLLTLCGTIVENWQGNPIQKESLRVFFLVLQVTHYLDAGQVKSVKPCLKQLQQCIQTISTLHDDEILPSNPADLFHWLPKEHMCVLVYLVTVMHSMQAGYLEKAQKYTDKALMQLEKLKMLDSSPILSTFQVILLEHIIMCRLVTGHKATALQEISQVCQLCQQSPRLFTNHAAQLHTLLGLYCISVNCMDNAEAQFTAALRLTTHQELWAFIVTNLASVYIREGNRHQELYSLLERINPDHNFPVSSHCLRAAAFYIRGLLSFFQGRYNEAKRFLRETLKMSNAEDLNRLTACSLVLLGHIFYVLGNHRESNNMVVPAMQLASKIPDMSVQLWSSALLKDLNKALGNTIDAHEAAQMHQNFSQQLLQDHIAACSLPEHNLISWTDGPPPGQFQAQNGPTSSLASLL, encoded by the exons ATGGTTGTTGTTATTGGGAAAATGGCGTCCAACGTAGAGGCCCCGGAATCTTGGTACCTCGCCCTTCTCGGCTTTGCAGAACATTTCCGCACCTCAAGTCCACCCAAAATACGTCTGTGTGTACATTGTCTTCAAGCTGTTTTCCAGTTTAAACCTCCGCAAAGGGTTGAGGCAAGAACTCATCTTCAACTAGGCTCGGTCCTCTATCATCATACGAAGAACAGCGAGCTCGCGCGGAGCCACTTAGAGAAAGCG TGGTTCATTTCACAACAA ATCCCACAGTTTGAAGATGTTAAATTTGAGGCTGCGAGTCTTTTATCAGAACTCTACTGTCAGCAG AATCTGGTGGATTCTGCAAAGCCTTTGCTGCGAAAGGCAATCCAGATCTCACAGCAGACTCCCTATTGGCACTGCCGCCTACTGTTTCAACTGGCG CAACTGCACACTCTAGAGAAGGACCTTGTGTCTGCATGTGACCTCCTGGGTGTCGGTGCTGAGTACGCCAGAGTGGTGGGCTCGGAATATACCAG AGCGCTGTTTCTCCTGAGTAAAGGAATG CTCCTACTGATGGAGAGGAAGCTGGGGGAGGTGCACCCTCTGCTCACTCTGTGTGGGACCATTGTGGAGAACTGGCAGGGAAACCCCATCCAGAAAGAGTCTCTCAGGGTCTTCTTTCTGGTGCTGCAGGTCACACACTACCTGGATGCTGGACAG GTGAAGAGTGTGAAGCCCTGTCTGAAGCAGCTGCAGCAGTGCATCCAGACTATCTCTACACTCCACGACGATGAGATTCTGCCCAGTAACCCGGCTGACCTCTTCCACTGGCTGCCCAAAGAGCACATGTGTGTTCTCGTCTACCTG GTGACTGTCATGCACTCCATGCAAGCAGGGTATTTGGAGAAGGCACAGAAATACACAGACAAAGCACTCATGCAGCTTGAGAAACTTAAAA TGCTGGACAGCAGTCCCATCCTCTCCACTTTCCAAGTCATTCTTCTGGAGCACATCATCATGTGCCGGCTAGTCACTGGTCACAAGGCCACCGCATTACAAGAG ATCTCCCAGGTCTGCCAACTGTGCCAACAGTCCCCCAGGTTATTCACCAATCATGCTGCCCAGCTTCACACTCTACTA GGCCTGTATTGCATATCTGTCAACTGTATGGACAATGCAGAGGCACAGTTCACCGCCGCTTTGCGG CTAACCACACACCAGGAGCTGTGGGCGTTCATTGTAACAAACCTGGCCAGCGTCTACATCAGGGAAGGAAACAGACACCAGGAG CTCTACAGTCTCCTTGAGAGGATAAACCCTGATCACAACTTTCCTGTGAG CTCTCACTGTCTCCGCGCTGCAGCCTTCTACATCCGAGGACTCTTGTCCTTCTTTCAAGGACGCTACAACGAGGCCAA ACGGTTCCTTAGAGAAACTCTGAAGATGTCCAACGCGGAGGACCTGAATAGACTGACAGCTTGCTCACTTGTTCTGCTAGGCCATATATTCTATGTACTGGGAAACCACAGG GAGAGCAACAACATGGTGGTTCCAGCGATGCAGCTGGCCAGCAAGATCCCTGACATGTCTGTCCAGCTGTGGTCCTCGGCCCTTTTAAAAG ATCTGAATAAGGCCCTGGGAAACACCATAGACGCCCATGAAGCAGCTCAGATGCACCAGAACTTCTCGCAGCAGCTTCTCCAAGACCACATCGCTGCCTGCAGCCTCCCCGAACACAACCTCATCAGC TGGACGGACGGCCCACCACCTGGGCAGTTTCAAGCCCAGAACGGCCCAACGTCCAGCCTGGCCAGCCTGCTATGA
- the LOC106573592 gene encoding MAU2 chromatid cohesion factor homolog isoform X2, translated as MVVVIGKMASNVEAPESWYLALLGFAEHFRTSSPPKIRLCVHCLQAVFQFKPPQRVEARTHLQLGSVLYHHTKNSELARSHLEKAWFISQQIPQFEDVKFEAASLLSELYCQQNLVDSAKPLLRKAIQISQQTPYWHCRLLFQLAQLHTLEKDLVSACDLLGVGAEYARVVGSEYTRALFLLSKGMLLLMERKLGEVHPLLTLCGTIVENWQGNPIQKESLRVFFLVLQVTHYLDAGQVKSVKPCLKQLQQCIQTISTLHDDEILPSNPADLFHWLPKEHMCVLVYLVTVMHSMQAGYLEKAQKYTDKALMQLEKLKMLDSSPILSTFQVILLEHIIMCRLVTGHKATALQEISQVCQLCQQSPRLFTNHAAQLHTLLGLYCISVNCMDNAEAQFTAALRVSDLTTHQELWAFIVTNLASVYIREGNRHQELYSLLERINPDHNFPVSSHCLRAAAFYIRGLLSFFQGRYNEAKRFLRETLKMSNAEDLNRLTACSLVLLGHIFYVLGNHRESNNMVVPAMQLASKIPDMSVQLWSSALLKDLNKALGNTIDAHEAAQMHQNFSQQLLQDHIAACSLPEHNLISWTDGPPPGQFQAQNGPTSSLASLL; from the exons ATGGTTGTTGTTATTGGGAAAATGGCGTCCAACGTAGAGGCCCCGGAATCTTGGTACCTCGCCCTTCTCGGCTTTGCAGAACATTTCCGCACCTCAAGTCCACCCAAAATACGTCTGTGTGTACATTGTCTTCAAGCTGTTTTCCAGTTTAAACCTCCGCAAAGGGTTGAGGCAAGAACTCATCTTCAACTAGGCTCGGTCCTCTATCATCATACGAAGAACAGCGAGCTCGCGCGGAGCCACTTAGAGAAAGCG TGGTTCATTTCACAACAA ATCCCACAGTTTGAAGATGTTAAATTTGAGGCTGCGAGTCTTTTATCAGAACTCTACTGTCAGCAG AATCTGGTGGATTCTGCAAAGCCTTTGCTGCGAAAGGCAATCCAGATCTCACAGCAGACTCCCTATTGGCACTGCCGCCTACTGTTTCAACTGGCG CAACTGCACACTCTAGAGAAGGACCTTGTGTCTGCATGTGACCTCCTGGGTGTCGGTGCTGAGTACGCCAGAGTGGTGGGCTCGGAATATACCAG AGCGCTGTTTCTCCTGAGTAAAGGAATG CTCCTACTGATGGAGAGGAAGCTGGGGGAGGTGCACCCTCTGCTCACTCTGTGTGGGACCATTGTGGAGAACTGGCAGGGAAACCCCATCCAGAAAGAGTCTCTCAGGGTCTTCTTTCTGGTGCTGCAGGTCACACACTACCTGGATGCTGGACAG GTGAAGAGTGTGAAGCCCTGTCTGAAGCAGCTGCAGCAGTGCATCCAGACTATCTCTACACTCCACGACGATGAGATTCTGCCCAGTAACCCGGCTGACCTCTTCCACTGGCTGCCCAAAGAGCACATGTGTGTTCTCGTCTACCTG GTGACTGTCATGCACTCCATGCAAGCAGGGTATTTGGAGAAGGCACAGAAATACACAGACAAAGCACTCATGCAGCTTGAGAAACTTAAAA TGCTGGACAGCAGTCCCATCCTCTCCACTTTCCAAGTCATTCTTCTGGAGCACATCATCATGTGCCGGCTAGTCACTGGTCACAAGGCCACCGCATTACAAGAG ATCTCCCAGGTCTGCCAACTGTGCCAACAGTCCCCCAGGTTATTCACCAATCATGCTGCCCAGCTTCACACTCTACTA GGCCTGTATTGCATATCTGTCAACTGTATGGACAATGCAGAGGCACAGTTCACCGCCGCTTTGCGGGTAAGTGAC CTAACCACACACCAGGAGCTGTGGGCGTTCATTGTAACAAACCTGGCCAGCGTCTACATCAGGGAAGGAAACAGACACCAGGAG CTCTACAGTCTCCTTGAGAGGATAAACCCTGATCACAACTTTCCTGTGAG CTCTCACTGTCTCCGCGCTGCAGCCTTCTACATCCGAGGACTCTTGTCCTTCTTTCAAGGACGCTACAACGAGGCCAA ACGGTTCCTTAGAGAAACTCTGAAGATGTCCAACGCGGAGGACCTGAATAGACTGACAGCTTGCTCACTTGTTCTGCTAGGCCATATATTCTATGTACTGGGAAACCACAGG GAGAGCAACAACATGGTGGTTCCAGCGATGCAGCTGGCCAGCAAGATCCCTGACATGTCTGTCCAGCTGTGGTCCTCGGCCCTTTTAAAAG ATCTGAATAAGGCCCTGGGAAACACCATAGACGCCCATGAAGCAGCTCAGATGCACCAGAACTTCTCGCAGCAGCTTCTCCAAGACCACATCGCTGCCTGCAGCCTCCCCGAACACAACCTCATCAGC TGGACGGACGGCCCACCACCTGGGCAGTTTCAAGCCCAGAACGGCCCAACGTCCAGCCTGGCCAGCCTGCTATGA
- the LOC106573592 gene encoding MAU2 chromatid cohesion factor homolog isoform X3 — protein sequence MVVVIGKMASNVEAPESWYLALLGFAEHFRTSSPPKIRLCVHCLQAVFQFKPPQRVEARTHLQLGSVLYHHTKNSELARSHLEKAWFISQQIPQFEDVKFEAASLLSELYCQQVPNLVDSAKPLLRKAIQISQQTPYWHCRLLFQLAQLHTLEKDLVSACDLLGVGAEYARVVGSEYTRALFLLSKGMLLLMERKLGEVHPLLTLCGTIVENWQGNPIQKESLRVFFLVLQVTHYLDAGQVKSVKPCLKQLQQCIQTISTLHDDEILPSNPADLFHWLPKEHMCVLVYLVTVMHSMQAGYLEKAQKYTDKALMQLEKLKMLDSSPILSTFQVILLEHIIMCRLVTGHKATALQEISQVCQLCQQSPRLFTNHAAQLHTLLGLYCISVNCMDNAEAQFTAALRLTTHQELWAFIVTNLASVYIREGNRHQELYSLLERINPDHNFPVSSHCLRAAAFYIRGLLSFFQGRYNEAKRFLRETLKMSNAEDLNRLTACSLVLLGHIFYVLGNHRESNNMVVPAMQLASKIPDMSVQLWSSALLKDLNKALGNTIDAHEAAQMHQNFSQQLLQDHIAACSLPEHNLISWTDGPPPGQFQAQNGPTSSLASLL from the exons ATGGTTGTTGTTATTGGGAAAATGGCGTCCAACGTAGAGGCCCCGGAATCTTGGTACCTCGCCCTTCTCGGCTTTGCAGAACATTTCCGCACCTCAAGTCCACCCAAAATACGTCTGTGTGTACATTGTCTTCAAGCTGTTTTCCAGTTTAAACCTCCGCAAAGGGTTGAGGCAAGAACTCATCTTCAACTAGGCTCGGTCCTCTATCATCATACGAAGAACAGCGAGCTCGCGCGGAGCCACTTAGAGAAAGCG TGGTTCATTTCACAACAA ATCCCACAGTTTGAAGATGTTAAATTTGAGGCTGCGAGTCTTTTATCAGAACTCTACTGTCAGCAGGTACCG AATCTGGTGGATTCTGCAAAGCCTTTGCTGCGAAAGGCAATCCAGATCTCACAGCAGACTCCCTATTGGCACTGCCGCCTACTGTTTCAACTGGCG CAACTGCACACTCTAGAGAAGGACCTTGTGTCTGCATGTGACCTCCTGGGTGTCGGTGCTGAGTACGCCAGAGTGGTGGGCTCGGAATATACCAG AGCGCTGTTTCTCCTGAGTAAAGGAATG CTCCTACTGATGGAGAGGAAGCTGGGGGAGGTGCACCCTCTGCTCACTCTGTGTGGGACCATTGTGGAGAACTGGCAGGGAAACCCCATCCAGAAAGAGTCTCTCAGGGTCTTCTTTCTGGTGCTGCAGGTCACACACTACCTGGATGCTGGACAG GTGAAGAGTGTGAAGCCCTGTCTGAAGCAGCTGCAGCAGTGCATCCAGACTATCTCTACACTCCACGACGATGAGATTCTGCCCAGTAACCCGGCTGACCTCTTCCACTGGCTGCCCAAAGAGCACATGTGTGTTCTCGTCTACCTG GTGACTGTCATGCACTCCATGCAAGCAGGGTATTTGGAGAAGGCACAGAAATACACAGACAAAGCACTCATGCAGCTTGAGAAACTTAAAA TGCTGGACAGCAGTCCCATCCTCTCCACTTTCCAAGTCATTCTTCTGGAGCACATCATCATGTGCCGGCTAGTCACTGGTCACAAGGCCACCGCATTACAAGAG ATCTCCCAGGTCTGCCAACTGTGCCAACAGTCCCCCAGGTTATTCACCAATCATGCTGCCCAGCTTCACACTCTACTA GGCCTGTATTGCATATCTGTCAACTGTATGGACAATGCAGAGGCACAGTTCACCGCCGCTTTGCGG CTAACCACACACCAGGAGCTGTGGGCGTTCATTGTAACAAACCTGGCCAGCGTCTACATCAGGGAAGGAAACAGACACCAGGAG CTCTACAGTCTCCTTGAGAGGATAAACCCTGATCACAACTTTCCTGTGAG CTCTCACTGTCTCCGCGCTGCAGCCTTCTACATCCGAGGACTCTTGTCCTTCTTTCAAGGACGCTACAACGAGGCCAA ACGGTTCCTTAGAGAAACTCTGAAGATGTCCAACGCGGAGGACCTGAATAGACTGACAGCTTGCTCACTTGTTCTGCTAGGCCATATATTCTATGTACTGGGAAACCACAGG GAGAGCAACAACATGGTGGTTCCAGCGATGCAGCTGGCCAGCAAGATCCCTGACATGTCTGTCCAGCTGTGGTCCTCGGCCCTTTTAAAAG ATCTGAATAAGGCCCTGGGAAACACCATAGACGCCCATGAAGCAGCTCAGATGCACCAGAACTTCTCGCAGCAGCTTCTCCAAGACCACATCGCTGCCTGCAGCCTCCCCGAACACAACCTCATCAGC TGGACGGACGGCCCACCACCTGGGCAGTTTCAAGCCCAGAACGGCCCAACGTCCAGCCTGGCCAGCCTGCTATGA
- the LOC106573592 gene encoding MAU2 chromatid cohesion factor homolog isoform X1 translates to MVVVIGKMASNVEAPESWYLALLGFAEHFRTSSPPKIRLCVHCLQAVFQFKPPQRVEARTHLQLGSVLYHHTKNSELARSHLEKAWFISQQIPQFEDVKFEAASLLSELYCQQVPNLVDSAKPLLRKAIQISQQTPYWHCRLLFQLAQLHTLEKDLVSACDLLGVGAEYARVVGSEYTRALFLLSKGMLLLMERKLGEVHPLLTLCGTIVENWQGNPIQKESLRVFFLVLQVTHYLDAGQVKSVKPCLKQLQQCIQTISTLHDDEILPSNPADLFHWLPKEHMCVLVYLVTVMHSMQAGYLEKAQKYTDKALMQLEKLKMLDSSPILSTFQVILLEHIIMCRLVTGHKATALQEISQVCQLCQQSPRLFTNHAAQLHTLLGLYCISVNCMDNAEAQFTAALRVSDLTTHQELWAFIVTNLASVYIREGNRHQELYSLLERINPDHNFPVSSHCLRAAAFYIRGLLSFFQGRYNEAKRFLRETLKMSNAEDLNRLTACSLVLLGHIFYVLGNHRESNNMVVPAMQLASKIPDMSVQLWSSALLKDLNKALGNTIDAHEAAQMHQNFSQQLLQDHIAACSLPEHNLISWTDGPPPGQFQAQNGPTSSLASLL, encoded by the exons ATGGTTGTTGTTATTGGGAAAATGGCGTCCAACGTAGAGGCCCCGGAATCTTGGTACCTCGCCCTTCTCGGCTTTGCAGAACATTTCCGCACCTCAAGTCCACCCAAAATACGTCTGTGTGTACATTGTCTTCAAGCTGTTTTCCAGTTTAAACCTCCGCAAAGGGTTGAGGCAAGAACTCATCTTCAACTAGGCTCGGTCCTCTATCATCATACGAAGAACAGCGAGCTCGCGCGGAGCCACTTAGAGAAAGCG TGGTTCATTTCACAACAA ATCCCACAGTTTGAAGATGTTAAATTTGAGGCTGCGAGTCTTTTATCAGAACTCTACTGTCAGCAGGTACCG AATCTGGTGGATTCTGCAAAGCCTTTGCTGCGAAAGGCAATCCAGATCTCACAGCAGACTCCCTATTGGCACTGCCGCCTACTGTTTCAACTGGCG CAACTGCACACTCTAGAGAAGGACCTTGTGTCTGCATGTGACCTCCTGGGTGTCGGTGCTGAGTACGCCAGAGTGGTGGGCTCGGAATATACCAG AGCGCTGTTTCTCCTGAGTAAAGGAATG CTCCTACTGATGGAGAGGAAGCTGGGGGAGGTGCACCCTCTGCTCACTCTGTGTGGGACCATTGTGGAGAACTGGCAGGGAAACCCCATCCAGAAAGAGTCTCTCAGGGTCTTCTTTCTGGTGCTGCAGGTCACACACTACCTGGATGCTGGACAG GTGAAGAGTGTGAAGCCCTGTCTGAAGCAGCTGCAGCAGTGCATCCAGACTATCTCTACACTCCACGACGATGAGATTCTGCCCAGTAACCCGGCTGACCTCTTCCACTGGCTGCCCAAAGAGCACATGTGTGTTCTCGTCTACCTG GTGACTGTCATGCACTCCATGCAAGCAGGGTATTTGGAGAAGGCACAGAAATACACAGACAAAGCACTCATGCAGCTTGAGAAACTTAAAA TGCTGGACAGCAGTCCCATCCTCTCCACTTTCCAAGTCATTCTTCTGGAGCACATCATCATGTGCCGGCTAGTCACTGGTCACAAGGCCACCGCATTACAAGAG ATCTCCCAGGTCTGCCAACTGTGCCAACAGTCCCCCAGGTTATTCACCAATCATGCTGCCCAGCTTCACACTCTACTA GGCCTGTATTGCATATCTGTCAACTGTATGGACAATGCAGAGGCACAGTTCACCGCCGCTTTGCGGGTAAGTGAC CTAACCACACACCAGGAGCTGTGGGCGTTCATTGTAACAAACCTGGCCAGCGTCTACATCAGGGAAGGAAACAGACACCAGGAG CTCTACAGTCTCCTTGAGAGGATAAACCCTGATCACAACTTTCCTGTGAG CTCTCACTGTCTCCGCGCTGCAGCCTTCTACATCCGAGGACTCTTGTCCTTCTTTCAAGGACGCTACAACGAGGCCAA ACGGTTCCTTAGAGAAACTCTGAAGATGTCCAACGCGGAGGACCTGAATAGACTGACAGCTTGCTCACTTGTTCTGCTAGGCCATATATTCTATGTACTGGGAAACCACAGG GAGAGCAACAACATGGTGGTTCCAGCGATGCAGCTGGCCAGCAAGATCCCTGACATGTCTGTCCAGCTGTGGTCCTCGGCCCTTTTAAAAG ATCTGAATAAGGCCCTGGGAAACACCATAGACGCCCATGAAGCAGCTCAGATGCACCAGAACTTCTCGCAGCAGCTTCTCCAAGACCACATCGCTGCCTGCAGCCTCCCCGAACACAACCTCATCAGC TGGACGGACGGCCCACCACCTGGGCAGTTTCAAGCCCAGAACGGCCCAACGTCCAGCCTGGCCAGCCTGCTATGA
- the LOC106573593 gene encoding mitochondrial coenzyme A transporter SLC25A42, translating to MAHTVQDHQRALPQAAVLSLPPSSHAKRLTVLDTLLCGAFAGAVAKTVIAPLDRTKIIFQVSSQRFSAKEAFRLIYCTYMKDGFLSLWRGNSATMVRVIPYAAIQFCSHDQYKGILGRYYGFQGKALPPFPRFLAGSLAGTTAVMLTYPLDMVRARMAVTPRQMYSNIMHIFVRITQEEGIKTLYRGFCPTILGVIPYSGITFFTYETLKKLHAERTRRSQPYSYERLAFGACAGLIGQSASYPLDMVRRRMQTAGVTGQQYGSVLGTMKTIVVQEGGVRGLYKGLSMNWIKGPIAVGVSFTTFDLMHNLLHKMHQLGYFTH from the exons ATGGCCCATACAGTGCAGGACCACCAGAGAGCACTGCCCCAGGCTGcagttctgtctctccctccctccagccatgCTAAA AGATTGACAGTGTTGGACACCCTGCTATGTGGAGCGTTCGCAGGTGCTGTGGCCAAAACAGTCATAGCCCCCCTGGACAGAACCAAGATCATCTTCCAAG TGTCCTCACAAAGATTCTCTGCTAAG GAAGCCTTCAGACTCATATATTGTACCTATATGAAAGATGGCTTCCTCAGCCTGTGGAGGGGCAACTCTGCCACCATGGTGCGGGTCATCCCCTACGCTGCCATCCAGTTCTGCTCCCATGACCAGTACAAGGGAATACTGGGGAGATACTACGGCTTCCAGGGAAA AGCCTTGCCTCCTTTTCCACGTTTCCTGGCAGGATCATTGGCTGGCACCACGGCGGTCATGCTCACCTATCCCCTGGACATGGTGCGGGCCAGGATGGCGGTGACGCCCAGGCAAAT GTACAGCAACATCATGCACATTTTTGTGCGCATCACGCAGGAGGAGGGCATAAAGACCTTGTACAGAGGCTTCTGCCCGACCATCTTGGGAGTGATCCCGTACTCAGGAATCACTTTCTTCACATACGAGACCCTCAAGAAACTGCATGCAG AGAGAACTAGGCGGTCCCAGCCGTACTCTTACGAGCGTTTGGCGTTCGGTGCGTGCGCCGGCCTGATCGGCCAGTCGGCCTCTTACCCGCTGGACATGGTTCGCCGACGCATGCAGACGGCCGGGGTGACGGGCCAACAGTACGGCAGTGTCCTGGGCACCATGAAGACGATCGTGGTGCAGGAAGGGGGGGTGCGTGGACTCTACAAGGGCCTCAGTATGAACTGGATCAAAGGGCCAATCGCTGTGGGTGTCAGCTTCACCACCTTTGACCTTATGCACAACCTCCTGCACAAGATGCACCAGCTGGGATACTTCACACACTGA